CGCCGCCTTCTGGCTCAACATCTTCGCCTACGCCGCGGCTTCCACCGCGCTCTACGGCGGCTGAGGCGGCCGACGTCACACGGTCGGTGGCTCTCGTGCGGTCACGGTAGGCTGACACAGCCGGCCCCGACGACGTGCGGCGCGGCATCCCCACCGCCTCTGCCGTCGTGCACCCGCTCCGAAGGTCTTCCGCTGTGTCCAAGCCCGTCGTCCTGATCGCCGAAGAACTCTCACCCGCCACGATCGACGCCCTCGGCCCCGACTTCGACGTGCGCAACGTCGACGGAACCGATCGTCCCGCCCTGCTCGCCGCTCTCGCGGACGCGCACGCCGTGCTCATCCGCTCGGCGACGAAGATCGACGCCGAGGCCATCGCGGCCGCTCCGGCGCTGAAGGTCGTCGCTCGCGCCGGAGTCGGCCTCGACAACGTCGACATCAAGTCGGCCACGTCGGCGGGCGTCATGGTCGTGAACGCCCCGACGTCGAACATCATCTCGGCCGCGGAGCTCACGGTCGGCCACATCCTGAGCCTCGCGCGACACATCCCCGCCGCTCACGCCTCGCTCGCGGCCGGCCAGTGGAAGCGCAGCTCGTTCACCGGCACAGAGCTCTTCGAGAAGACCGTCGGAATCTTCGGCCTCGGCCGCATCGGCGCTCTCGTCGCCGAGCGTCTCAAGGCCTTCGGCGTGCGTGTCGTCGGCTACGACCCCTACGTCACCCCGACGCGCGCGCAGCAGCTCGGCATCGAGCTCCTGTCTTTCGACGACGTGCTCGCGCAGAGCGACTTCGTCACCGTGCACATGCCGAAGACCCCCGAGACGACCGGCATGATCGGCGAGGCGCAGCTCAAGCTGATGAAGCCGACCGCCTACGTCGTGAACGTCGCCCGCGGCGGGCTCATCGACGAGGAGGCGCTCTTCTCGGCCCTCACGACCGGCGAGATCGCCGGTGCGGGCCTCGACGTCTTCACCAGTGAGCCGCCGAAGCCCGACACCGCCGCCGCGCGGCTCGCGGGCCTTCCCAACGTCGTCGTCACGCCGCACCTCGGGGCCAGCACCGACGAGGCGCAGGAGAAGGCGGGCGTCTCGGTCGCACGGTCGGTCAAGCTCGCGCTCGAGGGCGACCTCGTGCCCGACGCCGTCAACGTGGCGGGCGGTGTCATCGACCCGTTCGTTCGTCCCGGCATCGCGCTCGTCGAGATGCTCGGCCAGTTCTTCACCGGGTTGGCGCATTCGGCGCTCACGAGCCTCGACATCGAGGTGCGCGGCGAGCTCGCGGCCTACGACGTCAGCGTCTACCGGCTCGCGGCGCTCAAGGGCATCTTCACGAACATCGTGAGCGAGAACGTCTCGTACGTGAACGCACCTCTGTTCGCCGAGCAGCGCGGCATCGAGACGCGACTCATCGTCGAGGCCGAGAGCCCGCTCTACCGCAACATCACGATCCTCCGCGGGACGCTCGCCGACGGCTCGACCCTCGAGGTCGAGGGCACGCTCGCCGGCACCCGCATGGTGCCGAAGGTCGTCGGCATCAACGGCTACGAGATCGAGGTGCCGTTCGAGCGCCACCACATCGTCATGCGGTACGCCGACCGCCCCGGCATCGTCGCGATCTACGGCAAGGAGCTCGGCGACGCCGACATCAACATCGCCGGTCTGCAGGTCGCGCACCCAGACTCGAGCGGCCGGGCCCTCTCGGTGCTGACGGTCGACTCGCCGGTGCCCGACGAGATCCTCGACGAGATGCGCAAGGCGACGGGCGCCGACCTCTTCCGGCAGATCGAGATCGCCGAGGTCTGACGCGTCGGACGGTTGGATGCCTCGGCCGAGGCATCCAACCGGTCACCGTCCTGCAGCTCACCCACGCCGTGTCTCAGCCGCGCGCGGCGCGCTCGACGAGGTCGACGAGCGCGTCCATCGCGCTGCCGCGGGGGACCGGCCCGGGGATCGCGCCGCCCGACAGGGCGTTGTTGAAGTAGAGCCCGTCGCTCACGAGCATCACGAGATCCAGGGCGGTCTCGTCCTTCGTCCTCGTCGCGCAGCGCGTCGGCCCAGAGGTCGCGGATGCCACGGAGCGCCTCGGCTGCGGCGGGGCTGCCGCCCTGGGCGAGACGTGAAACGGCGAGCACCGCGCGATCCAGCGGGTCGTTCTCCATCGCCGACGACCGCAGGAAGTAGGCGATCGGCCCCTCTGGCGCAGCGGCCATCGCCGCGACATCCGCGTCGACCAGCTCGTGAAGCCGTGCGACCACGGCCTCCTCGAGAGCCTCCTTGGTGCCGAAGTGGTACAGCAGGCCGCCCTTGGAAACCCCGGCGGCCTTGGCGGTGGCATCCATCGTGGCCGCGCGCTCACCCTCTTCGACGAGGATCCGCTCGAAGGCATCGAGCACCTTCTCGCGGGCCAGGGGAGGGCGACTCATGGGCTCGATCGTATCGACACCGCCGCCTGACGCCTGATACTATACCGGCTGGACGGTATACAAATGATGACTCTCACGCAGGAACTCCGCATCGCCGACGAGCGAGCCGAGGGCGTCGGCTGGCGCGGCTGGGCGGCGCTCGTCGTTCTCATGCTGCCCGTGCTGCTGGTCTCGGTCGACAACACGGTGCTGAGCTTCGCACTCCCGCAGATCGCGCTCGACCTGGAACCGTCCGGCACGGAGCAGCTGTGGATCATCGACGCGTACCCGCTCGTGCTCGCGAGCCTGCTCGTCACGATGGGCACGCTCGGCGACCGCTTCGGACGTCGACGAATGCTGCTCATCGGCGCGACCGGCTTCGCCCTGGTCTCGGGACTCGCCGCCTTCGCCCCGACCGCCGCGTGGCTCATCGCCGCGCGCGCCGCGATGGGCGTCTTCGGCGCGATGCTCATGCCCTCGACGCTGTCACTGCTGCGCAGCATCTTCACGGACCGCGATCAGCGCCGCCTGGCGATCGCCATCTGGGCGTCGATGTTCTCTGCGGGCTCCGCCCTCGGGCCGATCGTCGGCGGGTTCCTTCTCGCTCACTTCGCGTGGGGCTCGGTCTTCCTGATGGCCGTGCCCGTCCTCGTGCCGCTTCTCGTCCTCGCGCCGATCCTCGTTCCCGAGAGCCGCGACCCCAGGCCCGGACGCATCGATCCGGTGAGCATCGCGCTGTCGCTGGGCACCATGGTGCCCATCGTCTACGGCATCAAGGAGGTCGCCGTCCACGGGATCAGCCCGACGGTCGTCGTGCTCTTCCTCGTCGGCGTCGGCTTCGGCATCCTGTTCGTCCGTCGACAGCTGCGGGCCGAGACGCCGATGCTCGACATGCGGCTCTTCCGCCGTGCGACCTTCACGGGAGCGCTGCTCGTCAACCTCCTCAGCGTGGTCGCGCTCGTCGGCTTCCTGTTCTTCGTCGCGCAGCATCTGCAGCTCATCGTCGGCCTGTCGCCGATGGAGGCGGGCTTCGCCCTCGTGCCGGGGCTCGCCGCCATGATCGTCGCGGGACTCGTCGTGGTGCCGATCTCGAAGCGCTTCTCGCCCCGCGTGGTGGTGCCCGGCGCCCTCTTGCTGTCGATCGGCGGATACGTGACGATCGCCCTCGTCGCAGGCAGCGACTCCCTGGTCGCCATCGTCGCGGCCTTCGTCGCGCTCGGCATCGGCATTGGCATGGCCGAGACCGTCTCGAACGAGCTCATCCTCTCGAGCGCGCCGCCCGAGAAGGCCGGTGCCGCCAGTGCGGTGTCCGAGACGGCGTACGAACTCGGCGCCGTCCTCGGCACCGCCGTACTCGGCGGCCTGCTCACCGCCCTGTACCGGACGGGACTCGTCCTTCCGCCGGAGCTCAGTGCCGATGCCGCCGACGCCGCGCGCGAGACCCTCGCCGGGGCCATGCACACGGCGGACACACTGGGCGGCTCCGTCGGTCAGGCGGTTCGGGATGCCGCGTCCCACGCGTTCGATGCGGGCGTCACCGTGACGGCGCTGATCGGGGCCGCGCTCGTGGCCGTGGCCGCGATCGTCGCGGCCACTACTCTGGAGAGGTCCCGCACCGCGCCACCGGAGCACTGATCCGCAGGAGTCCGCGGCGCATCCCCACGCAAGGAGAGCAATGTCGCGTGTCGTGAAGCTCGCCGTCATCCCGGGTGACGGCATCGGTCCCGAGGTCATCGCCGAGGCGGAGAAGGTGCTGGACGCCGCCACTGCGGGCAGCGGCATCCAGTTCGACAAGACCCGCTTCGCGCTGGGGGCCGCACGCTTCCTCGACACGGGCGACACGCTGACGGATGCCGACCTCGACTCCATCAAGGGTCACGATGCGATCCTGCTCGGCGCCGTCGGGGGAGTGCCCGGCGACCCGCGACTGAAGGACGCGAACATCGAACGCGGACTGCTGCTAAAGCTGCGGTTCGAGCTCGACCACTACGTCAACCTGCGGCCATCGAAGCTGTACCCCGGTGCACCCGGTCCGCTCGCCGAGCCCGGCGACATCGACTTCGTCGTCGTCCGCGAGGGAACGGAAGGGCCGTACGTCGGCAACGGCGGTTCGATCCGGCGCGGCACACCGCACGAGGTGGCGAACGAGACGTCCGTCAACACCGCCTTCGGCGTCGAGCGCGTCGTGCGGTACGCCTTCGAGCTCGCCGAGCGACGTCGCAAGAAGCTGACTCTCGTGCACAAGACGAACGTCCTCGTGCACGCGGGCGGCATCTGGAAGCGCGTCGTCGACGAGGTGGCGAAGGAGCATCCCGAAGTCGCCGTAGACTACATCCACGTCGATGCGGCCACGATCTACCTGGTCACGAACCCCGGTCGATTCGACGTGATCGTCACCGACAACCTCTTCGGCGACATCCTGACTGACCTGGCCGGCGCCGTCACCGGTGGCATCGGCCTCGCCGCTTCGGGCAACATCAACCCCGACGGCGCTTTCCCCTCGATGTTCGAGCCCGTGCACGGATCGGCGCCCGACATCGCAGGACAGCAGAAGGCCGATCCCACGGCCGCGATCCTGTCCATCGCCCTCCTGCTCGACCATCTCGGGCTGCGGGACGAAGCCGACCGCGTGACCCGCGCGGTCGAGGACGACATCGCCTCCCGCGGCGCTGCGGCCCGCACCACCGCGCAGATCGGCGACGCCATCGCCGCGCGGCTCCAGGCGTAACCTGGAAGCCGCGCCGACGTCGCCGCACCAGACTCAGAGCCAGGACACGACATGACCCTCATCGATTCAGATCCCGACACCGGACTCGCCCCCCTCGAGTTCGCCGTCACGAAGAACCTCGCTGCCAGGACGACCGCCGAGCGCGACCGGATCCTCGAGAACCCCGGCTTCGGCACGAGCTTCACCGACCACATGGTCGACATCTGCTGGTCGGTGAACGGCGGCTGGCACCGTCCGCGCGTCTCGCCCTACGGCCCGATCACGCTCGACCCGGCTGCGGCGGTGCTGCACTACGGGCAGGAGATCTTCGAGGGCATCAAGGCCTATCGGCACGCCGACGGCTCGATCCACACCTTCCGCCCGGACCAGAACGCCCGTCGCCTCCAGCGTTCGGCGCGACGGCTCGCACTGCCCGAACTGCCCGCCCCGTACTTCATCCAGTCGCTCCGAGAGCTGATCGCGGTCGACGGAGCGTGGGTGCCGTCGGGCGAGGACCAGAGCCTGTACCTGCGGCCGTTCATGTTCGCCAAAGAGGCGTTCCTCGGTGTGCGTCCCGCGCACAAGGTCGCCTATTACCTCATCGCATCGCCGGCGGGAGCCTACTTCAAGGGCGGCGCGAAGCCGGTCTCGATCTGGCTCAGCGAGGACTACGCGCGGGCCGGCAAGGGCGGCACCGGAGCGGCGAAGACGGGCGGCAACTACGCCGCCAGCCTGCTGCCGCAGTCCGAGGCCTACGAGAACGAGTGCGACCAGGTCGTGTTCCTCGACCAGGACCGCAACGTCGAAGAGCTGGGCGGCATGAACATCGTCTTCGTCTACAAGGACGGCACGATCGTCACGCCGCAGTCCGACTCGATCCTCGAGGGCATCACCCGCGACTCGATCCTCCAGCTGGCGATCGA
This genomic interval from Microbacterium sp. 4R-513 contains the following:
- a CDS encoding branched-chain amino acid aminotransferase produces the protein MTLIDSDPDTGLAPLEFAVTKNLAARTTAERDRILENPGFGTSFTDHMVDICWSVNGGWHRPRVSPYGPITLDPAAAVLHYGQEIFEGIKAYRHADGSIHTFRPDQNARRLQRSARRLALPELPAPYFIQSLRELIAVDGAWVPSGEDQSLYLRPFMFAKEAFLGVRPAHKVAYYLIASPAGAYFKGGAKPVSIWLSEDYARAGKGGTGAAKTGGNYAASLLPQSEAYENECDQVVFLDQDRNVEELGGMNIVFVYKDGTIVTPQSDSILEGITRDSILQLAIDRGHKVEGRAVSFDEWRQGVASGDIVEVFACGTAAVVTPIGLLKGKDFLDEQPSGTLALSLREELTDIQYGRREDKHGWLLRLDA
- a CDS encoding MFS transporter; protein product: MMTLTQELRIADERAEGVGWRGWAALVVLMLPVLLVSVDNTVLSFALPQIALDLEPSGTEQLWIIDAYPLVLASLLVTMGTLGDRFGRRRMLLIGATGFALVSGLAAFAPTAAWLIAARAAMGVFGAMLMPSTLSLLRSIFTDRDQRRLAIAIWASMFSAGSALGPIVGGFLLAHFAWGSVFLMAVPVLVPLLVLAPILVPESRDPRPGRIDPVSIALSLGTMVPIVYGIKEVAVHGISPTVVVLFLVGVGFGILFVRRQLRAETPMLDMRLFRRATFTGALLVNLLSVVALVGFLFFVAQHLQLIVGLSPMEAGFALVPGLAAMIVAGLVVVPISKRFSPRVVVPGALLLSIGGYVTIALVAGSDSLVAIVAAFVALGIGIGMAETVSNELILSSAPPEKAGAASAVSETAYELGAVLGTAVLGGLLTALYRTGLVLPPELSADAADAARETLAGAMHTADTLGGSVGQAVRDAASHAFDAGVTVTALIGAALVAVAAIVAATTLERSRTAPPEH
- a CDS encoding 3-isopropylmalate dehydrogenase, producing the protein MSRVVKLAVIPGDGIGPEVIAEAEKVLDAATAGSGIQFDKTRFALGAARFLDTGDTLTDADLDSIKGHDAILLGAVGGVPGDPRLKDANIERGLLLKLRFELDHYVNLRPSKLYPGAPGPLAEPGDIDFVVVREGTEGPYVGNGGSIRRGTPHEVANETSVNTAFGVERVVRYAFELAERRRKKLTLVHKTNVLVHAGGIWKRVVDEVAKEHPEVAVDYIHVDAATIYLVTNPGRFDVIVTDNLFGDILTDLAGAVTGGIGLAASGNINPDGAFPSMFEPVHGSAPDIAGQQKADPTAAILSIALLLDHLGLRDEADRVTRAVEDDIASRGAAARTTAQIGDAIAARLQA
- the serA gene encoding phosphoglycerate dehydrogenase, whose product is MSKPVVLIAEELSPATIDALGPDFDVRNVDGTDRPALLAALADAHAVLIRSATKIDAEAIAAAPALKVVARAGVGLDNVDIKSATSAGVMVVNAPTSNIISAAELTVGHILSLARHIPAAHASLAAGQWKRSSFTGTELFEKTVGIFGLGRIGALVAERLKAFGVRVVGYDPYVTPTRAQQLGIELLSFDDVLAQSDFVTVHMPKTPETTGMIGEAQLKLMKPTAYVVNVARGGLIDEEALFSALTTGEIAGAGLDVFTSEPPKPDTAAARLAGLPNVVVTPHLGASTDEAQEKAGVSVARSVKLALEGDLVPDAVNVAGGVIDPFVRPGIALVEMLGQFFTGLAHSALTSLDIEVRGELAAYDVSVYRLAALKGIFTNIVSENVSYVNAPLFAEQRGIETRLIVEAESPLYRNITILRGTLADGSTLEVEGTLAGTRMVPKVVGINGYEIEVPFERHHIVMRYADRPGIVAIYGKELGDADINIAGLQVAHPDSSGRALSVLTVDSPVPDEILDEMRKATGADLFRQIEIAEV